TCCGAACTCGGCGACACGGCCGCCGGACTGGCGGCAGCCGACGTCGTGCATGAGAACACCTACGAAAGCCAGCGCCTGCAGCACATGGCACTGGAAACGCATGGCTCCATTGCCTCCTTCGACGAGGCGGGCCGGCTGGTGGTGCGCACCTCCACGCAGGTTCCGTTCCTCATCCGGCGGGCGTTGTGCCGGGTGTTCGGCCTGAAACCCGAATCTGTGCGGGTGCTCACCGGACGGGTGGGCGGCGGATTCGGCGGCAAGCAGGAGATGCTCACCGAGGACCTGGCCGCGCTGGCGGCGATCAAGCTGAACCGGCCGGTGCAGCTGGAGCTGACCCGGCAGGAGCAGTTCACCGCCACCACCGTGCGGCATCCGTTCTCCGTCCGGGTGCGGGCCGGAGCACGCCGGGACGGCACACTGACCGCACTGGAGCTGGATGTCACCACCAACACCGGAGCCTACGGAAACCATGCCCCGGGCGTGATGTTCCACGGCTGCGGCGAGTCCGTGGCCGTATACCGGTGCGACAACAAGAAGGTCGACGCGCGGGCCGTCTACACCAACACCGTTCCGTCCGGAGCCTTCCGCGGCTACGGACTGAGCCAGATGATTTTCGCCGTCGAGTCCGCGATGGATGAGCTGGCGCGCAGCATCGGCATGGATCCGCTTCAGTTCCGCCGCCGCAACGTCATCGCCCGGGGGGACGCCATGCTCTCCACGGCGCCGGTTCCGGCGGAGGACGTGCATTACGGCAGCTACGGGCTGGACCAATGCGTGGAACTGGTCCGTGCTGCGCTCGAACGGGGAAAGCTGTCCGCGGAAACCTCCGGCGAAGGTCTGGACGAGGAGTGGCGGGTTGGCACCGGCACCGCCGTTGCCATGATCGACACGGTTCCACCCCGCGGGCATATGAGCCACGCCCGGATCCGGCTGCAGGAAGACGGACGGTACGGGCTCGACGTCGGCACCTCCGAGTTCGGCAACGGCACCACGACCGTGCACACCCAGCTCGCGTCCACCGCGCTGCACACCACCGCGGACCGGATTGTCATCCGGCAGTCGGACACCGATCTGGTGGAACATGACACCGGCGCCTACGGCTCCACCGGCACCGTAGTGGCGGGCAAGGCTTCCCTCGCGGCGGCAGAGGAACTGGCTGTTTTGCTCAAGGGCTTTGCCGCTTCCCTGTTTTCCAACACCTCGGCGCAGGTGGGGTTGCTGCCGGACGCGGTGGAGTGCGACGGCGAGCGGATAGCGCTGGCCGACGTCGCCGTCCGCGCACGGGAGGCCGGAATCGACCTGTCAGCCCAGGGCCGCTGGGGCGGAACGCCGCGGTCCGTGGCGTTCAACGTGCAGGGCTTCCGGGTGGGCGTGCACACCGGCACGGGTGAAATCCGGATCCTGCAGAGCGTGCATGCCGCGGACGCCGGAGTGGTCATGAATCCATTGCAGTGCCGGGGCCAGATTGAGGGCGGCATTGCCCAGGCACTGGGTGCGGCACTGTTTGAAAAGGTCCGGGTCAGCAGCACCGGCGAGGTGCAGACCAAGATCCTGCGCGAATACCATGTGCCGGCCTTCGCGGATGTGCCGCGCACGGAGATCTACTTTGCAGAGACCAACGACTCGCTGGGGCCCATGGGTGCCAAGTCGATGAGCGAAAGTCCGTTCAACCCCGTGGCTCCGGCCCTGGCCAACGCCGTCCGGGATGCCACGGGAGTCCGGTTCAGCGCTCTTCCGCTGGCCCGCGACGTGGTTTTTCTGGCGCTGCGGGAGGCGCTGGCCTAAAGCCCTCCGGCCCCCGGGGCTCCCTGCCCGGAAGCGGCTGAGCGCAGCCTGTCCGCCCAAAGCCGGCCCGTCGCGGTACCGCGACGGGCCGGCGGCCCCGATCCTGCCCAGGGTCAGATTGCCTTTCCTGGATTGAGGATGCCCAGCGGATCCAGTGCGCGGCGGATGGAGTGCTGCACTCCCACCGACACGTCGCCCAGCTCGGCGCCCACCCAGTCGCGTTTCAGCAGCCCCACCCCGTGTTCACCGGTCAGGGTGCCGCCGAGCCGGTTCGCGAGGAAGAACATTTGCCCCAGGGCGTCCTTGGCCGGACCCTCCGTGACCGAGTCCTCGGGGTCCATCACGATCATGGGATGCAGGTTGCCGTCGGAGGCATGGGCGATGGTGAAGATCCGGACCCCGGTGGCTGCGGAAATCTCTTCGAGCCCGGTAACGGCTTCGGCCAGCCTTCCCCGCGGCACGCCGATGTCGCCGATGGACACCCGTCCCATTTGTTCCAGCGACGGGATCGCATCCCGCCGGGCGCTGACCATGGCCGCTGCCTCGTCGTCGTCGGCTGCCTTTCCGCAGGAGCCCGCGAAGGGGCGCACGGCTTCCAGCACCACGTCCTGTTCCAGGAAGGCGCCGTAGCCGTCGGTCTGCACCAGGAGAAAAGCCGCTCCGCGGGACCGGTAATCAGTTCCGGTGGCTGCATCCACGGCTTCCAGTGTGGGCCCGTCCATGAGTTCCATCATGGACGGCTGAATGCGCGCGGCCACCACAGCCGACGCGGCGCGGGCGGCGCTTTCGACGTCGGGGAAGAAGGCAGCAACGGTGGCAGTGGCCACCGGCGTGGGCCGCAGCCGCAGCGTGGCTTCAACGACGACGCCGAGGGTTCCTTCGGAGCCGATGATGAGCGCGTTCAGGTCGTAGCCCGTGACCCCTTTGATGGTTTCCCGTCCGGTGCGCAGTTCGCGCCCGTCGGCGAGGATGACGCGCAGCGCCAGCACTGATTCGCGGGTCACGCCGTATTTGGCGCAGCGCATGCCGCCGGCGTTGGTGGCAATGTTGCCGCCAATGGAGCAGATGGCCGTGCTCGCCGGATCCGGGGCATAGAACAACCCGTATTCACCGGCAGCCGCATTGATTTCAGCGTTAAGGACTCCGGGCTGGACCACGGCCAGCTGTTCCACCGGGTCGATGCGCAGGATCCGGTTCATGCGGGAGACATCCAGCACCACTTCACCCGTGCGGGCGGACGATCCGCCGGCCAGCCCGGTGCCTGCACCGCGGGGCACCACCGGCACGCGGTGCAGGGTGGCCAGGCGCAGGGTTGCCGCCACGTCCTCGGCGGACTCGGCAAACACCACACCGTCCGGATGCGTTTGGGCCACGAAACCGGAGCGGTCGGTGCTGGCCTGCTCGCGGTGCCCGGGTTCGATGGACGCGTTCGGGGCCAGGCCCAGCAGGGTGGCGCTGGGGGCGGGATCCGGCAGCCCCACGGTCGAATCGGAGTCGGAGAAGATGCTCATTTACGGCACCATCCAACCGAGAATGGACGTTGACTGCAGCCAAATCAGCAGTGTCATCAGCACCAGCAGGCCCAGACTCCAGCCGATTAGTTTGCGCAGCAGCGTGCTCTCTGCACCTTCCAGTCCCACCGCAGCCGAGGCGATGGCCAGGTTCTGCAGGGAGAGCATCTTGCCGAGCACTCCGGCGGACGAGTTGGACGCCGCCATCAGGGTGGCGGACAGGCCCGTCTCATTGGCCGCTGCCACCTGCAACTGGCCGAACAGCGAGTTAGAGGAGGTGTCGGAACCTGTCAGCGCCACACCGATCCAGCCCAGCAGCGGTGAGAGCAGGGCAAAGAATCCGCCGGCGGAGGCCAGGGCCACGCCCAGTGTGGTCGTTTGCCCGGACAGGTTCATCACGAAGGACAGGGCCAGGACAGCGCAGACCGTCACAATGGTCCAGCGCAGCTGCTTCAGGGTTTCCCCGTACACCTTCGCGCCTTCGCGGGGCCGGATCCGGTACAGGATCATGGTGAGGATCCCGGAGAACAGCAGCAGGGTCCCGGTGGCCCGGATGTGGTCAAAACGCAGCGTCTGGGCGGCAACGGCCTTCCCGTTGGAGTCCACCACGTCCAGTCCCGGCCAGTGGAAGGTGACACTGCCGATGGACGTCAGCCAGGTTTTGATGGCCGGTATCTGGGCCAGTGAGAACACCACAATGATGATCAGGTACGGGGCGGTGGCCATCCATACGCTGCGGGCATCGGGACGGGCGGTGTTGCTGGTGGACCCGGGGCCCGCCGGGGGCGCGGAGTCTGTCCCCGCGGAGCCGGCCGCCGTTGCGCCTGCTCCCGGCAGGGCGGCCGCGCGCCGCCCGCGGCCGGTTTTGACCGGCTCTGCCGTGCCGGATCCGTCGAGAACGTCTGTTGTACTGCCGGAACCCGCGGCGTCGACCGTTTCCCTCGAATCAGCGGCAACCTCCCGGTCGTCCTGCACCTGGCCGGACATGCCGATGATTTCCGCCGGCTGCCAGACGCGGAGCATCAGCAGCACGGCGATAACCGTGGCAACGGCCGCCACGACGTCGGTCAGTTCCACGACGAAGAAGTTGGAAGCAACGAACTGGGCCAGTCCGAACACAAATCCGCTCACCAGGGCCACCGGCCAGGTTTGTTTCAGGCCGCGCTTTCCGTCCACCAGGAAGACCAGGATCAGCGGCACCACCAGGGCGATAAACGGGGTCTGCCGCCCGGTCATGGAGGACAGCTCCTGCAGCGGAATGCCGGTCACACCGTTCAGTGCGATGATCGGGGCGGCCATGGCGCCGAAGGCAACCGGAGCGGTGTTGGCCAGCAGCGCCACAATGGCCGATTTCAGCGGCTTCATGCCCGCCGCCATGAGCATGGCTGCTGCGATGGCCACCGGTGCGCCAAAACCGGCGAGGGATTCCAGCAGTGCCCCGAAGCAGAAGGCGATCAGGATGGACAGGATCCGCAGGTCATCCGAGATGGAGCGGATGGTCCTGCCCAGGACCTCAAACCAGGGCGTGGCCACCGTGAGCTTATAGATCCACAGGGCGTTGATGAGGATCCAGAGGATTGGGAAGATCGCGTAAAACGCCCCCAGTCCGGTGGCGGCAGCCACCTGTCCCACCGGCATCTGCCAGCCGATTACGGCCAGCAGGATGGACAGCACCAGCGAGATGAGTCCTGCCTGGTAGGCCTTCATCCGGAAGACTCCCAGCAGGACAAACAGGAGCAGCAGCGGCAACGCCGCAAGAACCGCGGAGAGGACCAGGGAATCCCCGATGGGATCGAGCGGTTGTTGGAAAGCGGCTAGCTGTGTTCTCACAAAAACTCCTTTGTCTTTGTTTCACATCCGTCCGCACTGTTGCCGAGCCAGCCCCATCCGCGGTAACGATGGGTTGACCCTAGGCCCGAAGCCGCAAATTGGTCAACGGTGGCGGCGAGAGAACGAGGGCGGCCACCGTCGGCGGCAGTGGTCAGGACCGCTTATCGGCAGGACGACTGCTCATGTGAGAGGACACTTTTGCTCACATGATAAATTGAGCCGCACCTATCCGACTCAGGCCCCAGGTGGAACCATGAACAAGCTCAATTCCGCGTCCTTGTCCGGGCTCCCGGCCCGGCTTTCCGTTCCCGGGTATGACCGCTCCGAGCTGAGTGTGGGCATTGTCCATTTCGGGGTGGGAGGGTTCCACCGGGCGCACCAGGCGATGTATGTGGACCGTCTGATGAACGACGGCGGCGCCAGGGACTGGGCGATCTGCGGCGTGGGCGTCCTGCCGGGAGACTCGGCCATGAAGACGGTGATGGATGCGCAGGACTGCCTGTACACGCTGGTGCTGAAGAACCCGGACGGCACACGTGAGGGCCGCGTCATCGGCTCCATTATCGAATACCTGCTGGCTCCCGAGGACCCGGAAGCCGTCATCGAGAAAATGGCCGCACCCGGCACCCGAATCGTTTCCCTGACCATCACCGAGGGCGGCTACAACTTCCACCACGTGACCGGCGAATTTAACGCCGCGAACCCCGCAGTAGCGGAGGATCTGCAGCCGGACGCCGTGCCGACCACCGTGTTTGGGCTGGTCTGCGCGGCATTGCAGCGCCGGAGGGACAGGGGGCTGCCGCCGTTCACGGTCATGTCCTGTGACAACATCCAGGGCAACGGAGACGTGGCCCGGAAAATGTTCACGGCCTTTGCCTCCCTGCGGGATCCGGAGTTGGGCGCCTGGATGCAGGAGAACGTAGCCTTTCCCAATTCCATGGTGGACCGGATTACGCCGGTCACCACGGATGAGGACCGGACGATGGTGGCCCGGGACTTCGAAGTGGAGGACGCCTGGCCGGTAGTCAGCGAGGACTTCGAGCAGTGGGTCCTGGAGGACCACTTTCCGCAGGGCCGCCCGCCCTTTGAAGACGCCGGGGTCCAGGTGGTGGATGATGTGGAACCCTACGAACTTATGAAGCTGCGCCTGCTCAACGCCAGCCACCAGGCCCTGTGCTATTTCGGCTACCTTGCCGGTTACCGGTACGCCCACGAAGTGTGCCAGGATCCGCTGTTTTCCGGTTTCCTGCTGGATTACATGGTCCGGGAGGCAACCCCCACACTGGCGCCGCTGCCCGGGGTGGATCTGGATGCCTACCGGCACCGGCTGATCGAACGGTTCTCCAATGAGCACGTCCGCGACACACTGGCCCGACTGTGCGCCGAAAGCTCGGACCGGATTCCCAAGTGGCTGCTGCCGGTGATCCGCGAGAACCTGGCCTCGGGAGGAGAAATCCACCGCTCGGCAGCGATCGTGGCAAGCTGGTCGCGCTACGCCGAGGGAACGGACGAGCAGGGCGCACCAATCGAGGTCGTAGACCGGCTCCGCGAGCCCCTGATGGCCGCCGCCGCGCGGAATCGCGCTGACCCGCTCGCCTTCGTTGAAGACCGGGATCTCTTCGGAGATCTCGCGTCCAATGACCGCTTTGTCCAGTCCTATACGGCCGCCTTGGCCTCGCTGCATGAGCACGGCGCCCGGACAACGCTGGAAGACCTGGCCGCGGGGCGGCCGACCTAAGCCATCCCGCTTGTCAGGCGGGGGCACCGCCGGACAGCGCCGCGGCGAGCTCTTCATCCACCAGGAGGGTGGTGACGAACCCCGCGGCCAGTACCGCACGCACCGCCTCAACGCGGGCGGCACCCCGGGCCACGGCCACCACCCGGGGCGTGTGCTGCAGCTGGGCTATGGTCACGGCCAGCACGCGTTCATCCAGCTCTGAGACCACCGGATGCCCGGCCGCATCCAGCAGCCGGCCCGAGCATTCGGCAAC
This genomic interval from Arthrobacter sunyaminii contains the following:
- a CDS encoding molybdopterin-dependent oxidoreductase; amino-acid sequence: MTYRINKTEVEAAPFPGQCLRTFLREQGNLGVKKGCDAGDCGACTVHVDGKPVHSCLYPAVRAEGREITTIEGLANGEELHPMQQQFLDAQGFQCGFCTAGMVMTAAAFDEEQKENLPRNLKGNLCRCTGYRAIGDAVCGHRTVDVPAGTSPVARTVGASIPAPAGPDIVTGRARYTMDVPAAELPGLLHMKILRSPHAHARIVSIDARAALAVPGVEAVLTHEDAPKQLFSTAQHELHTDDPDDTRILDDVVRFRGQRVAAVVAASVGAAAEGVRALRVEYELLPSVLDTGAALADGAPEVHPGTAGNIVAELHSELGDTAAGLAAADVVHENTYESQRLQHMALETHGSIASFDEAGRLVVRTSTQVPFLIRRALCRVFGLKPESVRVLTGRVGGGFGGKQEMLTEDLAALAAIKLNRPVQLELTRQEQFTATTVRHPFSVRVRAGARRDGTLTALELDVTTNTGAYGNHAPGVMFHGCGESVAVYRCDNKKVDARAVYTNTVPSGAFRGYGLSQMIFAVESAMDELARSIGMDPLQFRRRNVIARGDAMLSTAPVPAEDVHYGSYGLDQCVELVRAALERGKLSAETSGEGLDEEWRVGTGTAVAMIDTVPPRGHMSHARIRLQEDGRYGLDVGTSEFGNGTTTVHTQLASTALHTTADRIVIRQSDTDLVEHDTGAYGSTGTVVAGKASLAAAEELAVLLKGFAASLFSNTSAQVGLLPDAVECDGERIALADVAVRAREAGIDLSAQGRWGGTPRSVAFNVQGFRVGVHTGTGEIRILQSVHAADAGVVMNPLQCRGQIEGGIAQALGAALFEKVRVSSTGEVQTKILREYHVPAFADVPRTEIYFAETNDSLGPMGAKSMSESPFNPVAPALANAVRDATGVRFSALPLARDVVFLALREALA
- a CDS encoding FAD-binding oxidoreductase, with the protein product MSIFSDSDSTVGLPDPAPSATLLGLAPNASIEPGHREQASTDRSGFVAQTHPDGVVFAESAEDVAATLRLATLHRVPVVPRGAGTGLAGGSSARTGEVVLDVSRMNRILRIDPVEQLAVVQPGVLNAEINAAAGEYGLFYAPDPASTAICSIGGNIATNAGGMRCAKYGVTRESVLALRVILADGRELRTGRETIKGVTGYDLNALIIGSEGTLGVVVEATLRLRPTPVATATVAAFFPDVESAARAASAVVAARIQPSMMELMDGPTLEAVDAATGTDYRSRGAAFLLVQTDGYGAFLEQDVVLEAVRPFAGSCGKAADDDEAAAMVSARRDAIPSLEQMGRVSIGDIGVPRGRLAEAVTGLEEISAATGVRIFTIAHASDGNLHPMIVMDPEDSVTEGPAKDALGQMFFLANRLGGTLTGEHGVGLLKRDWVGAELGDVSVGVQHSIRRALDPLGILNPGKAI
- a CDS encoding L-lactate permease — encoded protein: MRTQLAAFQQPLDPIGDSLVLSAVLAALPLLLLFVLLGVFRMKAYQAGLISLVLSILLAVIGWQMPVGQVAAATGLGAFYAIFPILWILINALWIYKLTVATPWFEVLGRTIRSISDDLRILSILIAFCFGALLESLAGFGAPVAIAAAMLMAAGMKPLKSAIVALLANTAPVAFGAMAAPIIALNGVTGIPLQELSSMTGRQTPFIALVVPLILVFLVDGKRGLKQTWPVALVSGFVFGLAQFVASNFFVVELTDVVAAVATVIAVLLMLRVWQPAEIIGMSGQVQDDREVAADSRETVDAAGSGSTTDVLDGSGTAEPVKTGRGRRAAALPGAGATAAGSAGTDSAPPAGPGSTSNTARPDARSVWMATAPYLIIIVVFSLAQIPAIKTWLTSIGSVTFHWPGLDVVDSNGKAVAAQTLRFDHIRATGTLLLFSGILTMILYRIRPREGAKVYGETLKQLRWTIVTVCAVLALSFVMNLSGQTTTLGVALASAGGFFALLSPLLGWIGVALTGSDTSSNSLFGQLQVAAANETGLSATLMAASNSSAGVLGKMLSLQNLAIASAAVGLEGAESTLLRKLIGWSLGLLVLMTLLIWLQSTSILGWMVP
- a CDS encoding mannitol dehydrogenase family protein, which gives rise to MNKLNSASLSGLPARLSVPGYDRSELSVGIVHFGVGGFHRAHQAMYVDRLMNDGGARDWAICGVGVLPGDSAMKTVMDAQDCLYTLVLKNPDGTREGRVIGSIIEYLLAPEDPEAVIEKMAAPGTRIVSLTITEGGYNFHHVTGEFNAANPAVAEDLQPDAVPTTVFGLVCAALQRRRDRGLPPFTVMSCDNIQGNGDVARKMFTAFASLRDPELGAWMQENVAFPNSMVDRITPVTTDEDRTMVARDFEVEDAWPVVSEDFEQWVLEDHFPQGRPPFEDAGVQVVDDVEPYELMKLRLLNASHQALCYFGYLAGYRYAHEVCQDPLFSGFLLDYMVREATPTLAPLPGVDLDAYRHRLIERFSNEHVRDTLARLCAESSDRIPKWLLPVIRENLASGGEIHRSAAIVASWSRYAEGTDEQGAPIEVVDRLREPLMAAAARNRADPLAFVEDRDLFGDLASNDRFVQSYTAALASLHEHGARTTLEDLAAGRPT